One stretch of Rattus norvegicus strain BN/NHsdMcwi chromosome 12, GRCr8, whole genome shotgun sequence DNA includes these proteins:
- the Tpst1 gene encoding protein-tyrosine sulfotransferase 1 isoform X1, which produces MVGKLKQNLLLACLVISSVTVFYLGQHAMECHHRIEERSQPARLENPKATVRTGLDIKANKTFTYHKNMPLIFIGGVPRSGTTLMRAMLDAHPDIRCGEETRVIPRILALKQMWSRSSKEKIRLDEAGVTDEVLDSAMQAFLLEVIVKHGEPAPYLCNKDPFALKSLTYLARLFPNAKFLLMVRDGRASVHSMISRKVTIAGFDLNSYRDCLTKWNRAIETMYNQCMEVGYKKCMLVHYEQLVLHPERWMRTLLKFLHIPWNHSVLHHEEMIGKAGGVSLSKVERSTDQVIKPVNVGALSKWVGKIPPDVLQDMAVIAPMLAKLGYDPYANPPNYGKPDPKILENTRRVHKGEFQLPDFLKEKPQTEQVE; this is translated from the exons ATGGTTGGAAAGCTGAAGCAGAACTTGCTCTTGGCGTGCCTGGTGATTAGTTCTGTGACCGTGTTTTACCTGGGCCAGCATGCCATGGAGTGCCATCACCGAATAGAGGAACgtagccagccagccagactgGAGAACCCCAAGGCGACTGTGCGAACTGGTCTGGACATCAAAGCCAACAAAACGTTCACCTATCACAAAAATATGCCTTTAATATTCATCGGAGGTGTGCCTCGGAGCGGAACCACACTCATGAGGGCTATGCTGGATGCACACCCTGACATCCGctgtggagaggaaaccagggTCATCCCTCGAATCCTGGCCCTGAAGCAGATGTGGTCTCGATCCAGTAAAGAGAAGATCCGCCTGGATGAGGCTGGCGTCACAGATGAAGTGCTGGATTCTGCCATGCAAGCCTTCCTTCTGGAGGTGATCGTGAAACATGGGGAGCCAGCACCTTATTTATGTAACAAAGATCCCTTTGCCCTGAAATCCTTGACTTACCTTGCTAGGTTATTCCCCAATGCCAAATTTCTCCTGATGGTCCGAGATGGCCGGGCGTCAGTACACTCAATGATTTCTCGGAAAGTTACCATAGCTGGGTTTGACCTGAACAGCTACCGGGACTGTCTGACCAAGTGGAACCGGGCCATAGAGACCATGTACAACCAGTGTATGGAAGTTGGCTATAAGAAATGCATGTTGGTCCACTATGAACAGCTGGTCTTACACCCTGAACGGTGGATGAGGACGCTCTTAAAGTTCCTCCATATTCCATGGAACCATTCAGTTTTACACCACGAAGAGATGATCGGGAAAGCTGGGGGCGTTTCTCTGTCAAA AGTGGAAAGATCAACAGACCAAGTCATCAAGCCCGTCAATGTGGGGGCACTATCGAAGTGGGTTGGGAAGATACCCCCAGATGTCTTACAAGACATGGCAGTGATCGCGCCCATGCTTGCCAAACTGGGATATGATCCATACGCCAATCCCCCTAACTACGGAAAACCTGACCCCAAGATCCTTGAAAACACCAGGAGG
- the Tpst1 gene encoding protein-tyrosine sulfotransferase 1 isoform X2 gives MVGKLKQNLLLACLVISSVTVFYLGQHAMECHHRIEERSQPARLENPKATVRTGLDIKANKTFTYHKNMPLIFIGGVPRSGTTLMRAMLDAHPDIRCGEETRVIPRILALKQMWSRSSKEKIRLDEAGVTDEVLDSAMQAFLLEVIVKHGEPAPYLCNKDPFALKSLTYLARLFPNAKFLLMVRDGRASVHSMISRKVTIAGFDLNSYRDCLTKWNRAIETMYNQCMEVGYKKCMLVHYEQLVLHPERWMRTLLKFLHIPWNHSVLHHEEMIGKAGGVSLSKVERSTDQVIKPVNVGALSKWVGKIPPDVLQDMAVIAPMLAKLGYDPYANPPNYGKPDPKILENTRRTEQVE, from the exons ATGGTTGGAAAGCTGAAGCAGAACTTGCTCTTGGCGTGCCTGGTGATTAGTTCTGTGACCGTGTTTTACCTGGGCCAGCATGCCATGGAGTGCCATCACCGAATAGAGGAACgtagccagccagccagactgGAGAACCCCAAGGCGACTGTGCGAACTGGTCTGGACATCAAAGCCAACAAAACGTTCACCTATCACAAAAATATGCCTTTAATATTCATCGGAGGTGTGCCTCGGAGCGGAACCACACTCATGAGGGCTATGCTGGATGCACACCCTGACATCCGctgtggagaggaaaccagggTCATCCCTCGAATCCTGGCCCTGAAGCAGATGTGGTCTCGATCCAGTAAAGAGAAGATCCGCCTGGATGAGGCTGGCGTCACAGATGAAGTGCTGGATTCTGCCATGCAAGCCTTCCTTCTGGAGGTGATCGTGAAACATGGGGAGCCAGCACCTTATTTATGTAACAAAGATCCCTTTGCCCTGAAATCCTTGACTTACCTTGCTAGGTTATTCCCCAATGCCAAATTTCTCCTGATGGTCCGAGATGGCCGGGCGTCAGTACACTCAATGATTTCTCGGAAAGTTACCATAGCTGGGTTTGACCTGAACAGCTACCGGGACTGTCTGACCAAGTGGAACCGGGCCATAGAGACCATGTACAACCAGTGTATGGAAGTTGGCTATAAGAAATGCATGTTGGTCCACTATGAACAGCTGGTCTTACACCCTGAACGGTGGATGAGGACGCTCTTAAAGTTCCTCCATATTCCATGGAACCATTCAGTTTTACACCACGAAGAGATGATCGGGAAAGCTGGGGGCGTTTCTCTGTCAAA AGTGGAAAGATCAACAGACCAAGTCATCAAGCCCGTCAATGTGGGGGCACTATCGAAGTGGGTTGGGAAGATACCCCCAGATGTCTTACAAGACATGGCAGTGATCGCGCCCATGCTTGCCAAACTGGGATATGATCCATACGCCAATCCCCCTAACTACGGAAAACCTGACCCCAAGATCCTTGAAAACACCAGGAGG